CAGAACGCTCACAGAACATTCACAGAACGCTCACACAACATTCACAGAACATTCACAGAACTCTCACAGAACGCTCATAGAACATTTACAGAACGCTCACACAACATTCACAGAACGCTCACAGAACATTCACAGAACTCTCACAGAACGTTCATAGAACATTTACAGAACGCTCACACAACATTCACAGAACGCTCACAGAACATTCACAGAACATTCACAGAACTCTCACACAACATTCACAGAACGCTCACAGAACATTCACAGAACGCTCACAGAACGTTCATAGAACATTTACAGAACATTCACAGAACGTTCATAGAACATTCACAGAACGCTCATATAACATTCACAGAACGTTcacaaaacattcacagaacGTTCATAGAACATTTACAGAACATTCACAGAACATTCACAGAACATTCATAGAACATTTACAGAACGTTCACAGAACATTCATAGAACACTCACAGAACATTCACAGAACGTTCACAGAATGTTCATAGAACATTTACAGAACGTTCATAGAACATTGAAAGAACGCTCACAGAACATTCACAGAACGTTCACAGAACGCTCataaaacattcacagaacATTCACAGAACGCTCATAGAACATTCACAGAACGCTCACAGAACATTCACAGAACGCTCataaaacattcacagaacATTCACAGAACGCTCATAGAACACTCACAGAACATTGACAGAACGCTTAGTCAGCTGGTATTGATCTTTATTGATCTCTGATCAGCTCACCATATCTGCAGTTTGATTTTCTTCCCGTCGAGTTCGATCGttctgattttaaaatcaattcctGAAACacggaaaaacaacaaacatgttagAACTGACTGAACTTCGTCACACGCCTGCAGCACTCGTGTCGTAGACAGAGGTCTGAGTCATGATACAATAAATACACTGGCAGCAGTAGTAGCGTGTGTACTGTAGTCAGGATGTTCGTGTACCACCGTGTACACTGAGTATTCTCCTTTCTTCTGACGTTAAACTGAATCTTCATGTTGACGCATCTTCTCCTTGACACCTTCTGAAAACTAGGCGGGTGGAGTTAGTCTCTGAGGTGCGTTTGTGTTGGTCAGCTGACTGggcgtgtctctgtgtgtcatacAGGATATTTTTAAGTTTCCTGTTTCTGGCGAAACGTTTCCAAGAAGTCTGACAACTTTGTTTCCTCCCGAGTTTCCTGTTCACGCTCCAGCGCACATTCAGATCCACTGAGGACGTCTGAGCTCCTCCAgcacctcctccagctccttctaCAGCTCCTCCAGCACCACCCTGTGAGACCTGTCCAACATGTCACCCATGTGACTCAGAGAACTTCAGTGATGCTAAGCTAATGCTCAgttgtttacagtttaaaatcaGCTGATTCTTCTTCTCCCAGTCTGTCGGCAGGAAGTGAAACCGCTCCAGGACCACAGCTGGTCGTCATGGAAACAGCAGGTCAAAGAACTCCACTCCCTGTCCATCAGCTGATCGATGATCAGTCCCTGCTCTTTGATGGTCATGGTGGACAGGATCTGGTTCTGGTTTAGTCTTCAGATGAACCGGGCCATTTAGtgtgtctcacacactcacacacacacacacacacacgtgtacacacacacagagtcagagtcagaggtCAGCTGACTCTCACGGGACCAGGCATCGTGGTAACAGAGCGTCCTCTGTCTGACTGTAGCAGCAAAGGATTGTGGGTGTTCATGTCACATTCATGGAGGTCCAGCTGAAGAGACACATggtcatgacatcatcatgacatcactgtgatggaggtgtgactCATTACTGTTCATAACAAGCCAGTTTagagtcagtctgtttacagtcagtttacagtcagtctgtttacagtctgtttacagtctgtttacagtcagtctgtttacagtctgtttacagtcagtttacGATCAGTCcgtttacagtcagtttgtttacagtctgtttacagtctgtttacgatcagtctgtttacagtctgtttatgatcagtctgtttacagtctgtttacagtcagtctgtttacagtcagtctgtttacagtcagtctgtttacagtcagtctgtttacagtcagtttgtttacagtcagtttgtttacagtcagtcagtttacagtcagtctgtttacagtcagtctgtttacagtcagtttgtttacagtcagtttgtttacagtcagtctgtttacagtcagtttgtttacagtcagtctgtttacagtcagtttgtttacagtcagtttgtttacagtcagtctgtttacagtcagtttgtttacagtcagtctgtttacagtcagtttgtttacagtcagtttgtttacagtcagtctgtttacagtcagtttgtttacagtcagtctgtttacagtcagtctgtttacagtcagtttgtttacagtcagtctgtttacagtcagtttgtttacagtcagtctgtttacagtcagtctgtttacagtcagtttgtttacagtcagtctgtttacagtcagtttgtttacagtcagtctgtttacagtcagtttgtttacagtcagtctgtttacagtcagtctgtttacagtcagtttgtttacagtcagtctgtttacagtcagtttgtttagtcagtctgtttacagtcagtctgtttacagtcagtttgtttacagtctgtttacagtcagtctgtttacagtcagtctgtttacagtcagtctgtttacagtcagtttgtttacagtcagtctgtttacagtcagtctgtttacagtcagtctgtttacagtcagtttgtttacagtcagtctgtttacagtcagtctgtttacagtcagtctgtttacagtcagtctgtttacagtcagtttgtttacagtcagtctgtttacagtcagtctgtttacagtcagtctgtttacagtcagtttgtttacagtcagtctgtttagtcagtttgtttacagtcagtctgtttacagtcagtctgtttacagtcagtctgtttacagtcagtctgtttacagtcagtttgtttacagtcagtctgtttacagtcagtctgtttacagtcagtttgtttacagtcagtctgtttacagtcagtttgtttacagtcagtctgtttacagtcagtctgtttacagtcagtctgtttacagtcagtctgtttacagtctgtttacagtcagtctgtttacagtcagtctgtttacagtcagtctgtttacagtcagtctgtttacagtcagtctgtttacagtcagtctgtttacagtcagtctgtttacagtcagtctgtttacagtcagtctgtttacagtcagtttgtttagtcagtctgtttacagtcagtctgtttacagtcagtttgtttacagtcagtctgtttacagtcagtctgtttacagtcagtctgtttacagtcagtttgtttacagtcagtctgtttacagtcagtctgtttacagtcagtttgtttacagtcagtctgtttacagtcagtctgtttacagtcagtctgtttacagtcagtttgtttacagtcagtctgtttacagtcagtctgtttacagtcagtttgtttacagtcagtctgtttacagtcagtctgtttacagtcagtttgtttacagtcagtctgtttacagtcagtctgtttacagtcagtctgtttacagtcagtttgtttacagtcagtctgtttacagtcagtctgtttacagtcagtctgtttacagtcagtttgtttacagtcagtctgtttacagtcagtctgtttacagtcagtctgtttacagtcagtttgtttacagtcagtcagtttacagtcagtctgtttacagtcagtctgtttacagtcagtttgtttacagtcagtctgtttacagtcagtctgtttacagtcagtctgttgacagtcagtctgttgacagtcagtctgtttacagtctgtttacagtcagtctgtttacagtcagtctgttgacagtcagtctgttgacagtcagtctgtttacagtctgtttacagtcagtctgtttacagtcagtctgtttacagtctgtttatagtctgtttacagtcagtctgttgacagtcagtctgtttacagtctgtttacagtcagtctgtttacagtcagtctgtttacagtctgtttatAGTCTGTTGACAGTCAGTCTGttgacagtcagtctgtttacagtctgtttacagtcagtctgtttacagttaagtctgtttacagtctgtttatagtctgtttacagtcagtctgtttacagttaGTCTGTTTatagtctgtttacagtctgtttacagtcagtctgtttactgTCTGTTGACCACCATGAAaccaaatgtaaatgttcagAGAACTGAACGCATCATCAGGTGGGAGGAGGACCGTGACGTTGGACATAAACCGTATAAACCGAAACAGGACGTACCTGAACAGACAGCATGGACGTCACGTGACTTTAGATGATAAAACAAAGTGCAGCGTGTTGACAGGAAGATGTGAATAAAGTTTAATAAGTATTTATTAACTCTAATAATGTTATCTATAATGACGTCATGTCCGAGAGTTTGTGTCAGTGGATCGATCAGCTGATTGACACCTGATCAGTtctggggtcaaaggtcacctggCGCTGACGCCCGTCCCCCTGAGCTTTCACTTTCCCGGTCAGCTGCGTTAGCTTCGTGGCTAACACCCCGGCTGCCCGCCTCCGGCTGCCCCATCCCCGGCCGCTGGGCTCGGGTTACGGCCCCGTTAGACTCACCGATGGTGGAGATGAAGGTGGTGTTGAAGGCGTCCTCGCTGAACCGGAACAGCAGGCAGGTCTTCCCGACGCCGCTGTCCCCGATCAGCAGCAGCTTGAACAGATAGTCGTACGTCTTCGCCATTTTCCCGCCTTTGTCCCGGAGACGTCACGGAGCTCCGTCCGCCTCGCAGACACCGACAGCCGGCCACACTGTGCTGGACGCTGGGCTGACAGAACACTGGACCGGACAGCACCGACACAGTACCGACAGGGAGCCGGAAACGGCTTCAAGCTCCACTCAATGCACTGCAACACATCCGGTGAGAggttttcagaataaaactccagaaaaataaaagttgtctgttttttacatttataaattaTGAATGAAATTATTAAAGTGGGTGATTTTAAGCTGTTTGTGTATAAAGTTTATTATAAGGTTGATAAAATGTgattatataaattaatataaaatgttgaagctcgttttcttcttcagcttctgTAGTGTTGCCATCGAGATGGCAGAGTGATGTGACGTCATGCTGATTGGAGTTGACCAATCAGGTGCCCCGGTCTgaattcttttgttttgtgacgTCACTGTGACACAAACTCATTAACTTTaagatcttttattttgaagttgaaGCTGCCTCGTGTTCCGGTCTGTCTCTGGTAGCTTGTCACAGGAAACCAGGGGCGTGTCCATGTGACGTCACTGTCCGGGTGGGActtttactgtttaaaaaagttttaatgaaaaaaaacttaTTTCTTAAATACATGAACGTCACTTCCGTTTCCTGTTTGAGGTTCACTTCGTGTTTTCTGAAAACTTGTCTGCAGTCAGCTGACTGTGACGTCATCAGAACGGAAGCTGAGAGGCCAATGGAAAGCCAGCTGACCTCATGACTCCGCCCCTCATTAGCATAATGAAGGTTTaaagatgaataaattaattgaAATGAGCTTTGAATTATTTTGTAGTTTACTCACTCATTTAAAATTTACTGGACAGTTTGTTAATAGTTGGACCTCTGTCAGCCAATAAGAAGAGAGAACAGCAGCGTCACTTCCTTTAACATTAAGTCAGGATCTCCAAACATCTAATTCAAGGACTTTCAAGGCCCAGTGCCTTTAAATTCAAGGAGAACAGAGTGACTGTCTgcatctgacagacagacaggtaaacagacaggtagacagacagacaggtaaacagacagacagacaggtaaacagacaggtagacagacaggtaaacagacaggtagacagagaggtaaacagacagacaggtaaacagacagacagacaggtaaacagacagacagacaggtagacagacagacaggtagacagacagaaaggttgtttatcattcatatttttattttttctgtcagactgcaaacaggaaacaggaaataaataacTCAACCTTTCAGTTCATTAACGGTTaaaaaaatagtaaatattcaaaatgtctgACGAGTTCATTAATATTCAGATATGGTTATTAACACGTTCTTGTTACTATGACGTCAGAACCCTCAGGAAATGATGATGCCACTCTTGGTCATGTGACATGTGTGCGTATGTTACTGTGAATGTTTACTGCGACAgaagccccgccccctccacACATGGTCCCGCCCCTCCACAtctggcccctccccctccacacaacaaaaaaaacactttctatgTGAGTGCAGCCCGGCTCGGCCCGGCTCAGCTCGGCCTGGCCCGGCTCGGCCTGGCCCGGCTCCCTCAGGGGTTCCGTCTGCAGCTTCAGTCCAGGTCCTGAATGCGACGACAGATATCCGCCGTGAACTCTGAACACTTTGAGTTTCCTCCGAGGTCCTTCGTCAGCACCTGGGACACACATGCGGTTTCCATGGTTACCACCTCCAAGCGGTTACTGCATCACATTCAGGTCCTGGTCTAAGGTTCAGGTCTAAGTCCTGGTCTAAGGTTCAGGTTCAGGCCTGGTCTGGGTCCTGGTCTAAGATTCTGGTTCAGGTCTGGTCTGGGTCCTGGTCTCAGATTCTGATTCAGGTCTGGTCTGGTCCTGGGCTAAGGTTCAGGTTCAGATTCTGGCCTGGCCTGGGTCCTGGTCTAAGGTTCAGGTCTGGCCTGGCCTGGTCTGGGTCCTGGTCtaaggttcaggttcaggttcaggttttgGCCTGGTCTGGGTCCTGGTCtaaggttctggttctgacctTCTTGTCTCTGATGGTGTCAAAGCAGGCCGTCTGGATCTTGTTCCCGTAGTCATGGAGACCCATGTGACGCAGCATCATGACAGCGCTGAGCAGCAGGGCGGTCGGGTTGGCCAGGTCCATGCCAGCGATGTCAGGGGCGGTGCCGTGGACCTGCAGGTGAACAAACAGGCTGAAGACACCTGCAGACAAGAACCTCGTGACTGGACCAGGTCAGTTAAACAAACTAACCGATTCAAAGATGGCGACCCCGTTGGCGCCGATGTTTCCACTCGGAGTGACGCCGAGTCCTCCGATGAGCCCGGCACAGAGGTCACTGAAACACGAAGAGACGAGACGTTAGACGAGGACCCGACACCAGACGGGACCGACTCAGACAGACACTGACCTCAGGATGTCTCCGTATAGGTTTGGCATCACTAGAACATCAAACTGGGTCGGATCTTGAACCATCTGAAAGACCAGAACACCAAGACGGGTCAGAACCACGCATCACTGTTTGTGTCGGAGttagtgtgttttcaggtgtgttagtgtgtgttcaggtgtgttagtgtgtgttcaggtgtgttagtatgtgttcaggtgtgttagtatgtgttcaggtgtgttagtgtgtgttcaggtgtgttagtgtgtgttcaggtgtgttagtatgtgttcaggtgtgttagtatgtgttcaggtgtgttagtgtgtgttcaggtgtgttagtgtgtgttcaggtgtgttagtgtgtgttcaggtgtgttagtgtgtgttcaggtgtgttagtgtgtgttcaggtgtgttagtatgtgttcaggtgtgttcaggtgtgttagtgtgtgttcaggtgtgttagtgtgtgttcaggtgtgttagtatgtgttcaggtgtgttagtatgtgttcaggtgtgttagtgtgtgttcaggtgtgttagtatgtgttcaggtgtgttagtgtgtgttcaggtgtgttagtatgtgttcaggtgtgttagtatgtgttcaggtgtgttagtgtgtgttcaggtgtgttagtgtgtgttcaggtgtgttagtatgtgttcagttgtgttcaggtgtgttagtatgtgttcaggtgtgttagtgtgtgttcaggtgtgttagtgtgtgttcaggtgtgttagtgtgtgttcaggtgtgttagtatgtgttcaggtgtgttagtatgtgttcaggtgtgttcaggtgtgttagtgtgtgttcaggtgtgttagtgtgtgttcaggtgtgttagtttgtgttcaggtgtgttagtatgtgttcaggtgtgttagtgtgtgttcaggtgtgttagtgtgtgttcaggtgtgttagtgtgtgttcaggtgtgttagtgtgtgttcaggtgtgttagtgtgtgttcaggtgtgttagtatgtgttcaggtgtgttcaggtgtgtgtccaggtgtgtccaggtgtgttcaggtgtgttcaggtgtgttcaggtgtgttagtatgtgtccaggtgtgttcaggtgtgtgtccaggtgtgtccaggtgtgttcaggtgttgtgGACTCACGTTCAGACAGACTGTgtccaggtgtgttcaggtgtgttagtatgtgtccaggtgtgttcaggtgttgtgGACTCACGTTCAGACAGACTGTGTCCAGGTACATCTCGGTGAATTTGATATCTTTGTAGTTTTCAGCAACTTCACGACATTTTCTGAGAAACAACCCGTCTGACATCCTcctgagacacagacagggagacagacagggagacagacaggaagaaacaTTGACTCTGTCTGTCGACTGGCTCAATCAAACTGATCGTCTGTGATGTCACTGGTCCAGACTCACATGATGTTGGCCTTGTGGACCGCCGTCACGCTCGTCCTCTGGTTGTTCCTCGCGTACTCGAAGGCGTACTCTGCGATCCGTCTGCTGGCGTTCTCCGTGATCAGCTTGATGCTCTGAACGACGCCATCCACGATCTGAGACAACAAGACCGGATCATCATCAAGACCACGACCCGGATCATCATCAAGACCACGTCACGGACCATGACCCAGATCATCATCAAGACCACGACACGGACCATCAACAAGACCACGACACGGACCATCAACAAGACCACGACACGGACCATGACCCGGATCATCATC
The Larimichthys crocea isolate SSNF chromosome VIII, L_crocea_2.0, whole genome shotgun sequence genome window above contains:
- the LOC113746275 gene encoding isocitrate dehydrogenase [NAD] subunit alpha, mitochondrial-like isoform X1, coding for MAAGSAWRSMLSQVVVGAMRRPTASFNRGMQTVTLIPGDGIGPEISTAVIKIFEAAKAPIRWEERNVTAIKGPGGRWMIPPDAKESMDKSKIGLKGPLKTPIAAGHPSMNLLLRKTFDLYANVRPCISIEGYKTPYTDVDLVTIRENTEGEYSGIEHVIVDGVVQSIKLITENASRRIAEYAFEYARNNQRTSVTAVHKANIMRMSDGLFLRKCREVAENYKDIKFTEMYLDTVCLNMVQDPTQFDVLVMPNLYGDILSDLCAGLIGGLGVTPSGNIGANGVAIFESVHGTAPDIAGMDLANPTALLLSAVMMLRHMGLHDYGNKIQTACFDTIRDKKVLTKDLGGNSKCSEFTADICRRIQDLD
- the LOC113746275 gene encoding isocitrate dehydrogenase [NAD] subunit alpha, mitochondrial-like isoform X2, with the protein product MAAGSAWRSMLSQVVVGAMRRPTASFNRGAPIRWEERNVTAIKGPGGRWMIPPDAKESMDKSKIGLKGPLKTPIAAGHPSMNLLLRKTFDLYANVRPCISIEGYKTPYTDVDLVTIRENTEGEYSGIEHVIVDGVVQSIKLITENASRRIAEYAFEYARNNQRTSVTAVHKANIMRMSDGLFLRKCREVAENYKDIKFTEMYLDTVCLNMVQDPTQFDVLVMPNLYGDILSDLCAGLIGGLGVTPSGNIGANGVAIFESVHGTAPDIAGMDLANPTALLLSAVMMLRHMGLHDYGNKIQTACFDTIRDKKVLTKDLGGNSKCSEFTADICRRIQDLD
- the LOC113746282 gene encoding ras-related protein Rab-8B-like, yielding MAKTYDYLFKLLLIGDSGVGKTCLLFRFSEDAFNTTFISTIGIDFKIRTIELDGKKIKLQIWDTAGQERFRTITTAYYRGAMGIMLVYDITNEKSFDNIRNWIRNIEEVHHTPLTSHDVM